The genomic region TCCCCCCAAAGACGCCCCACGACTGAATCGTCGTGTCCGGGTCGTCGCCCGGATAGAACTGTCTTGCATCGTCGATCGACAGCGGCGGGAGATCGATCGCCCCCGTCCGTCGCCCATATAGCGGGCTGCCGCCACCGAGGATCTTTTTATTAATGACGCTGATCGACGAGCACGGTGTCGGACTCTGCTCTCGGCGGGGATAAGCAGTCACGACACATAAAAATCTGGAACTATTGTGAGATGCAGTAGCACTGCTAGTTGTACGCTCACGGCTCCTACCCGGAGGATTCCTGCTAATTGTCGTCGAGATACAGGCAGAGATTCGGCAATCCCCACCAATCCACACGATAGAGAGACAAAGAGAATAAATGGAGATAAGAACTCACCGAATGTAACGCTCAGAGACACCCACACAAGAACGCCTCCAAGCGACACCCCTACAAAACAGAGCCCTTTCGTCCGTCCATCGGGTTCACGAAACAGTGCCTGTGATAATCTCTTCATATTCACAATGAAATATACAATATCAGAAAGTCTAGAGATATATAATTACCAGCCAACGGTCTCTCTCGGTGAAATCCCATCTTTTTGCACTCAGACTCCACTCTAGTATCGACGACAGCCTGGTAATCCACCGGGTCAGTAGTTCACTGTTTATGAAACTGTAGGTCCACGATAATTGCGTCAGGAATATTGACACCGGTGATTCGGAATATCAGATATATTATCCGAAACCCGCGTTCAAGCAAGGGGGTGACGCTGATTGACTCGACGTCAGATGAGATATGTTAGTATTCGGTGAGCCTCATTTATATTAAATAATCATCAGATACAGCGAACGTAGCGCATTCACTGAGTTACAAGACGGATGCTACGGGGCGTGACTCCGAGGCGATTCACCGACTCAACATGCTCGCAATAATACCATGACAGGTCACGATATGTTAGACCGACATCAGGTGGACTGATGATAGTATCGCCGTTTCGACACAGACTCTGATGGGATCATATACATGTAGTTAATCGTCAGCAACCCCTCCAGAATCCCGTCCGGTAACCAATCCGTCATCAGTCGCACGCTCAGCAACGGTTGGCTGGAAGACCCACGCTGCTAGCAACACAATCGGGATCATCGACACAGCCACAATGGAATATCCGGTATGAAGATTTGGCAACAACGGCGCGGCGTACACCAATGGATAGACGATTCCCCCAACAGTCCCGACTCCACCGACGACGCCTGCGACGGCACCAGAACTGTCCGGAAACATCGCGGGTACCTGTGCGAAGATTGCTCCTTCTGAGAACGCACAGCCCATCCCAACGAGGAACCCTGCGCTGACAGCGATGAGCACTTGCCCGGTCAGACCCGCAAGCGTCATTCCAAACATGGCAAGCACGACGAAACACAACGATACAAACGTCCACTGTTCACGATAGCGACCAGTAAAGAATGGAATTATATTTCGTTCTTTTCGAGCGAGGAGATCGCTCACATATCCCCCAACCGGACGGAGAAGTCCAGCTGCAACTGAGAATGTCGCTGCAAACGTGGAAGCCAATACAAGATTCTGTGTATTGAATCCTTCACGGTAATACGTAGCGAGCCAGCCGTTCATTGATAATTCAAGTCCAAACGTCATGACATACGCCAGTGCAAGCACCACTGTTCCGTACCGCGTCGCGGTGAAGATCCACTCTTTCAGGCTTGCCTTGCTTTTGGTTGCTGCACGTTTCTGACTGCTTTTTGCGGCTTCACCAAAGGTGTAGTAAACGCCTGCCAACACGATTGACACAATTCCAGTATAAAAGAACGCAGCCCGCCAGTTTGTGTTGAAGATTGGACCGCTCCATCCAGGCGAGAATACCCGAGGAAGGATCAGCGCGCCACCTGCTGCACCGGCGTTTCCGATACCGGCGTAGATTCCCTCAGCAGTTCCAAGTTCTGATGCATCAAACCATTCGGAGACATGCTGAATACCAATCACGAACGTGATACCGGCTGTGGCAACGATTAATCGCGTGATGAAGAACACAGTATACGACTCGGCGAACGCACTCCAAATCGAGAAGACTCCGACGTACGCCAAGACAATAGCGAAGATTGTCGGTGCGCCGAACCGATCCGAGAGCCATCCCGTGAGGATACGTCCAAATGGAGCCAGCCAAATCGCTGCGCTCGCCAAAACACCAATCTCCGCCAATGATAGACCGAACTCATCCGCCATCGGTCCGGTAAATGGTGCGAACGAAAACCAAATCAGAAACGAGAAATTGAAACCGACTGTTGCGAGCAGTAACGTTCGGTACTTCGTCATTTTAATTGGACTATTCATTTGAGACACCCCATGATATCGGTATATCCTGCATACTGACGTTTTTTATTATGTGATCGCAACGGCAATGATTTAGACTGCTTTGCATCTTGTATGTGCGATTCCTCTGACATGGTGATTACATTCCATGAATGAATTCGACTTTTGTTTTTGTATTTGTTATTTTCCACAAGGATACATCATTAATGAGTAATTGATAAACCATTTGATTGACAAATAGTCAATTTGATTGAAGAGTATTTGTGGAATGCAAAGAACCTATGCTGACAGCGTTTGTTTCAACTTTGCGAGAAGAGAAATTTATTTTTTCATCTAAATCTGATAAATAATTGCACGAAGTAAAGAAATATACGTCATCATTGTTCATCGATATGTATTTTCATATGATGTGATCATGTTTCGTTGTCGGATTGTGGTCACTATTTGCTTGCGTCAAGGATGACGACAATGCTCAACCGAAGGTAATACAGAAGAGAATCTGTTGGATATTTATCGGCTGTCAGACCATATGCTTTCGACACTGAAGGATTACCGAGAGAACGATATCAAATCAGCAGTTGATCGGAGTAGACCAAGATATCACTTTGAGACGGCACCGTGAGGTGTGTCCATCTTTTGACGCGCTGGCGCCAACAGCGCTACCGCACATTGTTTGAGGTTCGGTTCAGCAGAATGGGGGTCGACCGCAGACAATGTGAGTTCGTTAATTGTCGCGTTGTGAATCGGCAGCCAGACCATGCCAGGCGGAATATCATCGTTCGGACTGACATCTACGATGACCTGAGATCGACGCGATGTAATAACTGTCTGCCCTCGTTCAAACGAGTCTAAATACTGAACAATCGTTTCTGGATGGATCCGCGCTGTCGGTCGTTCAGTATCGGTATCATCGCGTGTTCGAACACCGGTATTATACACACCATCTGTTCGACCCGTTGTAAGCGTAAGAGGGTACTCCGAATCGACAGGCTCTGGAACTTGAGTATGTGTTTCCGTTGAGAACCGTGCCTGACCAGACGCCGTTTGGAACGACCACTCTCCATTGTCGTGATACCGATAGCCCCCTTCTGTATCAGCGCTCGGAGCAGGCCACCGGACGGCTCGTTCAGACTCAAGCCGGTCATAGGTGATACCAAACATGTCTGCGTTCGTCCCAGCGGTAAGTTCGCGGATCTCGTCAAAAACGGACGTAGGATCCAGCGGTGGTGAATTAAATAGTCCCGCGTGGATTCGGTTTCCGACCGCGGCGATAATGTCGATATCCTGTCTGACTTTCGCCGGTGGGTCGGCTGATGCGGTAACTCGCGAAATCCGGCGTTCCATGTTCATGACTGTGCCGGTTGATTCTCCCCATGTCGCTGCCGGTAACACCACGTCCGCACAATTGATCGTATCCGATCGGAATGTATCCTGTGTGATTAAGAACGTGTCCTCAAGAGCGGTCTCGACGCGGCTGGAATCAGGCACGCCGGCGACTGGATTTGTTGCGACTGTCCAGCAAATGTCGATATTACCACGAGCAAGTGCATCGATAATTCGGATAAACCCTGGACCGGGGGACTTCGGAAGTCGACCGAATGGAACGTCCCATGTGTCTGCAATGATTTTGCGGTTCGCTGAGTCTCCAAAGGCGCGGTGACCGGGCCACGTTCCTTTCGAGGCACACACGCGATTACCCATCGAATTTGCCTGTCCTGTCAACGAGAATGGTCCGCTTCCCGGACCGACGTTTCCCGTTGCAAGACACAGGTCAATAAGTGCTCGCGCTGTCCCCGTCCCCTGAATACTCTGATTGACGCCCATCCCCCAGTAAATGAGTGTGTTCACGGTCAGCGTGCTGGCGATATCACGAACGCGCTTGGGTGCAACGCCGGCCGTCTCTGCGGCAGCATCCACCGTCGGGAGCGATTCAACCATCTCCGCATACCCCTTTGTGTGACGATCAACAAACTGTTCGTCGACGTTTCCCGATGCAATCACAGCTGCGAGCACCGCTCGCGCCAACGCAAGGTCTGTTCCTGGGTCTGGTTGTGCGTGTATGTCGGCGTCGGCTGCGGTCGTCGTAATAACTGGGTCAACAACGATGAGTTCGCCGTCATTTTCGGTTACACTGTTCATGATCCACGAGTATAATACGGGATGAGCAACAGCTGGGTTGGCTCCCCAGACGATGTGAGTGTTCGCCTTCGGGATATCGTCATAGGTCGGTGGGGGTCCGTCACTCCCGAATGCCTGATAATATGCGGCGACCGCCGAAGCCATACACAGGGTTGTGTTTGCGTCATAGTACTGTGTCCCAATCGCGCCTCGGGTAACCTT from Haloquadratum walsbyi C23 harbors:
- a CDS encoding MFS transporter; amino-acid sequence: MTKYRTLLLATVGFNFSFLIWFSFAPFTGPMADEFGLSLAEIGVLASAAIWLAPFGRILTGWLSDRFGAPTIFAIVLAYVGVFSIWSAFAESYTVFFITRLIVATAGITFVIGIQHVSEWFDASELGTAEGIYAGIGNAGAAGGALILPRVFSPGWSGPIFNTNWRAAFFYTGIVSIVLAGVYYTFGEAAKSSQKRAATKSKASLKEWIFTATRYGTVVLALAYVMTFGLELSMNGWLATYYREGFNTQNLVLASTFAATFSVAAGLLRPVGGYVSDLLARKERNIIPFFTGRYREQWTFVSLCFVVLAMFGMTLAGLTGQVLIAVSAGFLVGMGCAFSEGAIFAQVPAMFPDSSGAVAGVVGGVGTVGGIVYPLVYAAPLLPNLHTGYSIVAVSMIPIVLLAAWVFQPTVAERATDDGLVTGRDSGGVADD
- the nasA gene encoding assimilatory nitrate reductase NasA, yielding MKETQPTTCMRCAVGCGYLQTEADDDEHIVDVSGDPNHPTNGGVKCQRGVRETTNTRTDRLTQPLIRRGGSLQPTTWDTALGVAATRLVEAVRQNPDNVAVLGSGQQTNEAAYALGKVTRGAIGTQYYDANTTLCMASAVAAYYQAFGSDGPPPTYDDIPKANTHIVWGANPAVAHPVLYSWIMNSVTENDGELIVVDPVITTTAADADIHAQPDPGTDLALARAVLAAVIASGNVDEQFVDRHTKGYAEMVESLPTVDAAAETAGVAPKRVRDIASTLTVNTLIYWGMGVNQSIQGTGTARALIDLCLATGNVGPGSGPFSLTGQANSMGNRVCASKGTWPGHRAFGDSANRKIIADTWDVPFGRLPKSPGPGFIRIIDALARGNIDICWTVATNPVAGVPDSSRVETALEDTFLITQDTFRSDTINCADVVLPAATWGESTGTVMNMERRISRVTASADPPAKVRQDIDIIAAVGNRIHAGLFNSPPLDPTSVFDEIRELTAGTNADMFGITYDRLESERAVRWPAPSADTEGGYRYHDNGEWSFQTASGQARFSTETHTQVPEPVDSEYPLTLTTGRTDGVYNTGVRTRDDTDTERPTARIHPETIVQYLDSFERGQTVITSRRSQVIVDVSPNDDIPPGMVWLPIHNATINELTLSAVDPHSAEPNLKQCAVALLAPARQKMDTPHGAVSK